In Balaenoptera acutorostrata chromosome 19, mBalAcu1.1, whole genome shotgun sequence, the following proteins share a genomic window:
- the IRF2BP1 gene encoding interferon regulatory factor 2-binding protein 1, translating to MASVQASRRQWCYLCDLPKMPWAMVWDFSEAVCRGCVNFEGADRIELLIDAARQLKRSHVLPEGRSPGPPALKHPATKDLAAAAAQGPQLPPPQAQPQPSGTGGAVSGQDRYDRATSSGRLPLPSPALEYTLGSRLANGLGREEAVAEGARRALLGSMPGLVPPGLLAAAVSGLGSRGLTLAPGLSPARPAFGSDFEKEKQQRNADCLAELNEAMRGRAEEWHGRPKAVREQLLALSACAPFNVRFKKDHGLVGRVFAFDATARPPGYEFELKLFTEYPCGSGNVYAGVLAVARQMFHDALREPGKALASSGFKYLEYERRHGSGEWRQLGELLTDGVRTFREPAPAEALPQQYPEPAPAALCGPPPRAPSRNLAPTPRRRKASPEPEGEASGKMTTEEQQQRHWVAPGGPFSADTPGVPSPIAALKNVAEALGHSPKDPAGGGGPVRAGGASPAASSAAQPPAQHRLVARNGEAEVSPTAGAEAVSGGGSGTGATPGAPLCCTLCRERLEDTHFVQCPSVPGHKFCFPCSREFIKAQGPAGEVYCPSGDKCPLVGSSVPWAFMQGEIATILAGDIKVKKERDP from the coding sequence ATGGCGTCCGTGCAGGCTTCCCGCCGCCAGTGGTGCTACCTGTGCGACCTGCCCAAGATGCCGTGGGCCATGGTGTGGGACTTCAGTGAGGCCGTGTGCCGCGGCTGCGTGAACTTCGAGGGCGCGGATCGCATCGAGCTGCTCATCGATGCCGCCCGGCAGCTCAAGCGAAGCCACGTGCTCCCCGAGGGCCGCTCGCCGGGGCCCCCGGCCCTCAAGCACCCGGCCACTAAGGACCTGGCAGCCGCCGCTGCACAGGGCCCTCAGTTGCCGCCTCCACAGGCCCAGCCCCAGCCGTCGGGGACAGGCGGCGCTGTCTCAGGCCAGGACCGCTATGACAGGGCCACATCGTCGGGCCGCCTCCCCTTGCCCTCGCCCGCCCTGGAGTACACCCTGGGGTCCCGCCTGGCCAATGGGCTGGGCCGCGAGGAGGCTGTGGCGGAGGGGGCGCGAAGGGCCCTGCTTGGCTCCATGCCCGGCTTGGTGCCCCCCGGGCTGCTGGCAGCTGCGGTGTCTGGCCTGGGAAGCCGAGGTCTGACGCTGGCACCCGGCTTGAGTCCTGCCCGTCCAGCCTTCGGCTCCGATTTCGAGAAGGAGAAGCAGCAGAGGAATGCGGACTGTCTGGCAGAACTGAACGAGGCCATGAGGGGCCGGGCAGAGGAATGGCATGGGCGCCCCAAAGCCGTGCGGGAACAGCTGCTGGCGCTGTCTGCCTGCGCCCCTTTCAATGTCCGCTTCAAGAAGGATCACGGGCTGGTGGGACGGGTGTTCGCCTTCGATGCTACTGCCCGCCCGCCAGGCTACGAGTTCGAGCTGAAGCTCTTCACCGAATACCCCTGTGGTTCTGGTAACGTGTATGCTGGAGTCCTGGCCGTGGCTCGCCAGATGTTTCATGATGCTCTGCGGGAGCCGGGCAAGGCACTGGCCTCATCAGGCTTCAAGTACCTCGAATATGAACGCCGACACGGCTCAGGGGAATGGCGTCAGCTGGGGGAGCTGCTAACCGACGGTGTCCGCACCTTCCGCGAGCCAGCTCCCGCCGAGGCCCTGCCCCAGCAGTATCCAGAGCCAGCCCCTGCAGCTCTTTGCGGCCCACCCCCACGAGCCCCGTCCCGGAATCTGGCGCCCACGCCACGCCGTCGCAAGGCGTCCCCTGAGCCCGAGGGCGAGGCATCCGGGAAGATGACCACTGaggagcagcagcagcggcaCTGGGTGGCACCCGGGGGCCCGTTCTCCGCTGACACCCCTGGCGTGCCCTCACCCATCGCCGCCCTGAAGAACGTGGCCGAGGCCCTCGGCCACTCCCCCAAGGaccctgctgggggtgggggccctGTGCGTGCAGGGGGCGCCAGCCCCGCAGCCTCCTCCGCggcccagcctccagcccagCATCGTCTAGTGGCCCGAAACGGTGAGGCAGAAGTTAGCCCCACAGCAGGGGCGGAAGCTGTTAGCGGGGGTGGTAGCGGCACCGGGGCGACCCCTGGGGCCCCCCTGTGCTGTACCCTATGCCGGGAGCGGCTGGAAGACACCCACTTCGTCCAGTGCCCCTCAGTGCCCGGACACAAGTTTTGCTTTCCCTGCTCACGGGAGTTCATCAAGGCGCAGGGTCCTGCTGGGGAGGTGTACTGCCCCAGTGGAGACAAGTGCCCGCTAGTGGGCTCCTCTGTCCCCTGGGCCTTCATGCAAGGCGAGATCGCCACCATCCTTGCTGGAGACATCAAGGTTAAGAAAGAACGGGACCCCTAG
- the MYPOP gene encoding myb-related transcription factor, partner of profilin — MASAAAGEAEETTRLRKPRFSFEENQILIREVRAHYPQLYGAQSRRVSVAERRRVWDGIAAKINGITSWKRTGQEVQKRWNDFKRRTKEKLARVPHSTQGTGPAAEDAFSAEEETIFAILGPGVAGPGAGAGAEQPSAAASSQPPAPSACAQRCVLSEDRREDRRADTPAHSKGGSSSPEPWARASCNPQEGGCQAPKERESPPPPALQTIQLPRLALSPPPPAPPLPPPPEPPQQVQVAPSPSSSPSPPLPPPSAPDPSLDFLRAQQETANAIRELAGTLRQGLAQLSEALSALLPLLPGSPADPLPPPPPPPPPPRPVLSPPSPKVEVTPEPVSVVAAVVDGAVVAARGVIIAPRSEEGAPRPPPAPLPPHDSPPHKRRKSFPTRKRRGRWKSP; from the exons ATGGCCTCGGCGGCGGCGGGCGAAGCGGAAGAGACCACCCGGCTGCGCAAGCCGCGCTTCTCGTTCGAAGAGAACCAGATCCTGATCCGTGAGGTGCGCGCCCACTACCCGCAGCTCTACGGCGCTCAGAGCCGTCGGGTGAGCGTGGCCGAGCGGCGGCGTGTGTGGGACGGCATCGCCGCCAAGATCAACGGCATCACCAGCTGGAAGCGCACTGGCCAGGAGGTGCAGAAGCGCTGGAACGACTTCAAGCGCCGCACCAAGGAGAAGCTGGCGCGCGTGCCGCACTCCACACAGGGCACCGGGCCTGCCGCCGAGGACGCCTTCTCCGCCGAGGAGGAGACCATTTTTGCCATCCTGGGGCCGGGTGTGGCGGGGCCAGGAGCTGGTGCAGGGGCAGAGCAGCCCTCCGCGGCCGCCTCTTCACAGCCACCGGCTCCAAGCGCCTGCGCCCAACGCTGTGTGTTGTCTGAGGACCGCAGGGAGGACCGACGGGCAG ATACACCAGCCCACAGCAAGGGGGGCTCTAGCAGCCCGGAGCCTTGGGCCAGAGCCTCCTGCAATCCTCAGGAAGGGGGCTGCCAGGCACCCAAGGAGCGTGAGTCCCCGCCCCCTCCGGCCCTGCAGACCATCCAGCTGCCCCGCCTGGCCTTGTCTccaccccccccagcccctccgcTGCCACCACCCCCCGAGCCACCGCAGCAGGTCCAAGTGGCACCCTCGCCCTCCagttctccctcccctccactgCCTCCACCCTCGGCCCCAGACCCCTCCCTGGACTTCCTGCGGGCCCAGCAGGAGACTGCCAACGCCATCCGGGAGCTGGCCGGCACCCTCCGCCAGGGACTGGCCCAACTGAGCGAGGCCCTCAGCGCCCTGCTGCCCCTTCTGCCCGGAAGCCCCGCTgacccactgccccctccccctcccccacctccaccgcCCAGGCCTGTCTtgtcccccccctcccccaaggtgGAGGTCACCCCAGAGCCTGTGTCCGTGGTGGCTGCTGTCGTGGACGGGGCTGTGGTGGCAGCCAGGGGGGTGATCATTGCCCCTAGGAGCGAGGAGGGGGCCCCccggccgccccccgccccactcccTCCGCATGACTCCCCGCCACacaaaaggaggaaaagtttccctACACGGAAGAGGCGGGGGCGGTGGAAATCTCCGTGA
- the NANOS2 gene encoding nanos homolog 2 yields the protein MQLPPFDMWKDYFNLSQVVLALIQSRGQGPEAQGTGEPRPGPQLEQDQGQGGRGASGGLVTLCNFCKHNGESRHVYSSHQLKTPEGVVVCPILRHYVCPLCGATGDQAHTLKYCPLNGGQQSLYRRSGRNSAGRKVKR from the coding sequence ATGCAGCTGCCACCCTTCGACATGTGGAAGGACTACTTCAACCTGAGCCAGGTGGTGTTGGCACTGATCCAGAGTCGGGGGCAAGGGCCGGAGGCCCAAGGGACCGGGGAGCCGAGACCTGGGCCCCAGCTGGAGCAGGATCAGGGGCAGGGAGGGCGGGGGGCCAGCGGGGGGCTGGTCACCCTGTGTAACTTTTGCAAACACAACGGGGAGTCTCGCCATGTGTACTCCTCGCACCAGCTGAAGACACCAGAGGGCGTGGTGGTGTGTCCCATCCTGCGGCACTACGTGTGTCCCCTGTGCGGGGCCACGGGGGACCAGGCCCACACACTCAAGTACTGCCCGCTAAACGGAGGCCAGCAGTCTCTCTACCGCCGCAGTGGGCGCAATTCGGCCGGCCGCAAGGTCAAGCGCTGA